The Neobacillus sp. PS3-34 genome has a window encoding:
- a CDS encoding PP2C family protein-serine/threonine phosphatase — MYHDSLTYQFSKTASDDQKMMDKTLQREINLARNIQSSLLNGKTPTFEGGEVSGASLPARLIGGDYYDFYPLVNGKIRIVIGDVMGKGIPAAMLMILTRGAFRSAAESTQGPGETLTAMNQAIYDDLRTLKSFVTLFCADWDPQTGIFTYSNAGHNLPLFIKGKSKSVEELPKVKGIMVGGLPNQVYKEEAVKLQELDTIFFYTDGIIEAQNKEGEQYKLGRLIQTLLDNKELGVGEIEKCVMDSVKQFTEGVPQKDDITMVLLKVTEQKADITSLNSPVLG, encoded by the coding sequence ATGTACCATGACAGTCTCACCTATCAATTTTCTAAAACGGCTTCTGATGATCAAAAGATGATGGATAAAACGTTACAACGTGAAATTAATTTAGCCAGGAATATTCAATCGTCTTTGTTAAATGGTAAAACCCCTACCTTTGAAGGAGGAGAAGTGTCTGGGGCCTCCCTTCCTGCAAGGTTAATTGGCGGTGATTACTATGACTTTTATCCATTAGTAAATGGAAAGATTCGTATTGTGATTGGTGACGTAATGGGGAAAGGGATTCCCGCTGCCATGCTTATGATTTTGACGAGAGGAGCATTTCGAAGTGCGGCAGAGAGTACTCAAGGGCCAGGTGAAACTTTAACTGCCATGAACCAGGCTATCTACGATGATTTAAGAACTTTAAAATCCTTTGTTACTCTATTTTGTGCCGATTGGGATCCACAGACTGGGATTTTTACTTATTCAAATGCAGGGCATAATCTACCGCTCTTCATTAAGGGGAAAAGCAAATCCGTTGAGGAACTTCCTAAAGTAAAGGGGATTATGGTAGGCGGGCTTCCAAATCAGGTTTATAAAGAAGAAGCGGTAAAACTCCAAGAGCTGGATACGATATTTTTTTATACAGATGGAATTATAGAGGCGCAAAATAAAGAGGGAGAACAGTATAAATTAGGGCGCCTGATTCAAACGTTATTAGATAACAAAGAATTGGGTGTTGGAGAAATTGAGAAATGTGTGATGGATTCAGTAAAGCAGTTCACGGAAGGTGTCCCTCAAAAGGATGATATAACGATGGTTCTTTTAAAAGTGACTGAACAAAAAGCCGATATTACAAGTCTAAATTCTCCGGTATTGGGATAG
- a CDS encoding STAS domain-containing protein: protein MSLTVRKDVQGGTTIFTLKGILDISTSSVIDPYLDDLGDINILVLDFSELEFIDSTGIGSIINAIYLTQEKNFTLKLQGIDELTHQVFETVGLYQILNAIQEEVV from the coding sequence ATGAGTTTAACCGTTAGAAAAGACGTTCAAGGTGGGACGACAATATTCACGCTTAAAGGAATCTTAGATATTTCTACCAGTAGTGTAATAGATCCCTATCTAGATGATCTTGGAGATATTAATATATTAGTCTTGGATTTTAGTGAATTGGAATTTATCGATTCGACAGGGATTGGATCCATTATTAATGCGATCTATTTAACTCAGGAGAAAAATTTCACCTTAAAGCTTCAAGGGATTGATGAACTAACTCACCAGGTATTTGAGACAGTCGGTTTATATCAGATATTGAATGCCATCCAAGAGGAGGTTGTTTGA
- a CDS encoding serine aminopeptidase domain-containing protein, which yields MPIQDTITKTIHRTLKTAQLIDLFWERWVVHGIDSDDLTPVKPHLKNLEGWLQSWETLAEEKVEKASFCGKNGLVNRSEYLYRQASLYYNLNYWIYPERSIEKQQWYHQCLKYMYIADSLSEFNTEYESISIDGIPCAGRIRIPSEPKGCILIINPIDSSKEELFIYEMEFLENGYVTLSFDGPGQGETYTLNGLIGSGTRWETFIMKVINYSRERFPQLPIYLFGTSLGATWVLLGSSHPEVKKAVAVSPAVALNKMNMPHYFEKRMSIACDLGPDQKTIPDFKTIHYQCPILVFHGNKDMMVTNDEMYELFQQLSTEKTLHEYKEEGHCCNNKLDEIRKISLKWFSDDF from the coding sequence GTGCCAATTCAAGACACAATAACCAAAACAATTCATAGAACATTGAAAACAGCACAACTAATTGATCTATTTTGGGAAAGATGGGTCGTTCATGGGATTGACTCAGATGATTTAACGCCAGTTAAGCCACATTTAAAAAATCTCGAAGGATGGCTTCAATCCTGGGAAACACTGGCGGAGGAAAAGGTGGAAAAAGCTTCTTTCTGTGGAAAAAATGGTTTAGTTAATAGGTCGGAATATTTATATCGTCAAGCATCCCTCTATTATAATCTCAATTATTGGATTTATCCGGAGAGATCAATTGAAAAACAACAATGGTATCATCAATGTTTGAAATATATGTACATAGCTGACTCACTTTCTGAATTTAACACAGAATATGAATCTATATCCATTGATGGAATTCCTTGTGCGGGAAGAATTCGCATTCCTTCTGAACCAAAAGGATGTATCTTGATTATTAACCCAATTGATTCCTCTAAAGAAGAGTTGTTTATATACGAGATGGAATTTCTGGAAAATGGTTATGTCACACTTAGTTTTGATGGACCAGGGCAAGGGGAGACATACACATTAAACGGATTAATTGGTTCGGGGACAAGATGGGAAACTTTTATCATGAAGGTAATTAATTATTCTAGAGAGAGGTTCCCACAGCTCCCGATTTATTTATTTGGGACAAGTTTAGGGGCAACTTGGGTTCTGCTGGGCAGCAGCCATCCAGAAGTAAAGAAAGCGGTAGCGGTTAGTCCTGCAGTTGCACTAAATAAGATGAATATGCCTCACTATTTCGAAAAAAGAATGAGTATTGCCTGTGACTTAGGGCCAGATCAAAAAACGATTCCAGACTTTAAAACAATTCATTATCAATGTCCTATTTTAGTCTTTCATGGAAACAAAGATATGATGGTGACTAATGATGAAATGTATGAATTATTTCAGCAACTATCAACCGAAAAAACATTGCATGAATACAAGGAAGAAGGGCATTGTTGCAATAACAAATTAGATGAAATTCGGAAAATATCTTTAAAATGGTTTTCCGATGATTTTTGA
- a CDS encoding ATP-binding protein, which yields MRIKIRRGFLAREISQYLGLTITEGDTLFYQSLTQLSFIHSNDENQIEFVLHLSELMLKWNEQQLDIVNQINSLNIKNNLQNSMLKAYHTYEKELFLRQPQSLKKDNQDPFQQEQSKWEVYRDVMFAATQGRFLLISEIEASKYKVGNVFCEGIIKERSDIPACRNLARECLELKGFNKTKVMSWLLVLSEAITNTIKHAEEGKMTLVESEQNSEIRFVIEDRGRDFACRNCLRPLYWKGIPPKNQWARALL from the coding sequence ATGAGAATAAAAATTAGAAGAGGTTTTCTTGCAAGAGAGATAAGCCAATATCTTGGTTTAACCATTACAGAAGGGGATACATTGTTCTACCAATCCTTAACTCAGCTATCATTTATTCATTCAAATGATGAAAATCAAATCGAGTTTGTACTCCATTTAAGTGAGCTAATGCTGAAATGGAATGAACAACAATTGGATATTGTTAATCAAATTAACAGTTTAAATATTAAAAATAATTTACAAAACTCGATGTTAAAGGCATATCACACATATGAGAAGGAATTATTTTTACGGCAGCCACAATCTCTCAAAAAAGATAACCAGGATCCATTTCAACAAGAACAAAGCAAGTGGGAAGTATATCGAGATGTTATGTTTGCTGCCACACAAGGCCGATTTTTACTAATTTCAGAAATAGAAGCCAGTAAATATAAAGTAGGAAATGTGTTTTGTGAAGGGATCATCAAAGAACGTTCTGATATACCGGCATGCCGTAACCTTGCCAGGGAGTGTCTTGAGCTGAAGGGCTTCAATAAAACGAAGGTGATGAGCTGGCTGCTGGTTTTGTCCGAAGCAATTACGAATACGATTAAACACGCTGAAGAAGGAAAAATGACGTTAGTAGAAAGCGAACAAAATAGTGAAATTCGTTTTGTAATAGAAGATAGAGGGCGGGATTTTGCCTGCAGGAATTGCCTAAGACCACTTTATTGGAAGGGTATTCCACCAAAAAATCAATGGGCCAGGGCTTTACTTTAA
- a CDS encoding SDR family oxidoreductase: MEENLLLSGKTIAITGSSRGIGREIASLVKNYGGNLVLGARGNKKKLIGNVLELPLDVTVEESVKAFYEQAIQHFGTIDVLINSAGVGAFSSVIDSSTEDFDRMIAVNLRGTYLACKYFGRHMVERKKGHILNLVSIAGTTALPGCGGYSASKSGVMGLTKVLQAELRQTGVQVTSVVPGAVSSSFWDGIEPAPHRSNMIPVETLAKHLLYLINQPSGAYVDEITIMPPLGIL; encoded by the coding sequence ATGGAAGAAAATTTGTTACTAAGTGGAAAAACCATTGCCATTACAGGGTCAAGCAGAGGAATTGGAAGGGAAATCGCCTCTCTGGTAAAGAATTATGGTGGAAATCTAGTTTTAGGAGCACGCGGCAATAAAAAGAAATTAATTGGAAATGTTTTGGAATTACCATTAGATGTAACCGTTGAAGAGTCCGTAAAGGCTTTTTATGAACAAGCTATACAGCACTTCGGAACCATTGATGTACTTATTAACAGTGCTGGAGTTGGAGCTTTTTCCAGTGTTATCGATTCCTCCACTGAGGATTTTGATCGGATGATTGCCGTTAATTTACGCGGAACGTATCTTGCTTGCAAATATTTTGGAAGGCATATGGTAGAAAGAAAAAAAGGGCATATCTTAAATTTGGTGTCGATTGCTGGTACAACCGCTTTACCAGGGTGTGGAGGATATTCGGCTTCAAAATCTGGAGTAATGGGACTTACAAAAGTATTACAAGCTGAGCTTCGCCAAACAGGTGTGCAAGTTACATCCGTTGTACCCGGTGCTGTTAGCAGCAGTTTCTGGGACGGGATCGAGCCAGCACCGCATAGGTCAAACATGATTCCAGTGGAAACGTTGGCCAAGCACTTGCTATACCTGATTAACCAACCATCGGGGGCATATGTAGATGAAATAACGATCATGCCGCCACTAGGAATTTTGTAA
- a CDS encoding 6-carboxytetrahydropterin synthase: MLYLSRKMYFSAAHSYRIDEWDDEQNKQAFGACSNSNGHGHDYTLEVLVKGKLDRSSGIVVNITDIDKVVKEFVQKELDGKFLNKENDYFKKNIPTTENITTFIWNSIDGKIDNCHLHKIRLRENDSLYSEKERSSMVRLTRKYHFCTAHRLHSEHLSNEENIAIFGKCNNPFGHGHNYYLEVTVSGNPDPVTGMIDNLSDIDRIVDQEIMQKFDHKHLNLDTEEFKDLNPTSENVAVVIWDLLEPKLPKLFKVGLFETEKNYFEYLGPENE, encoded by the coding sequence ATGCTCTATCTTTCAAGAAAAATGTACTTTTCAGCGGCGCATTCCTATCGAATTGATGAATGGGATGATGAACAAAATAAGCAGGCTTTTGGTGCTTGTAGCAATTCAAATGGCCACGGACACGATTATACGCTGGAAGTCTTGGTAAAAGGAAAACTCGACCGTAGCTCGGGCATTGTGGTGAATATTACCGATATCGATAAAGTAGTGAAAGAATTTGTTCAAAAGGAATTAGATGGAAAATTTTTGAATAAGGAAAATGATTATTTCAAAAAGAATATCCCAACAACGGAAAATATCACGACTTTTATCTGGAATTCAATAGATGGAAAGATTGATAACTGTCATCTTCATAAAATCCGTTTGAGAGAAAATGATTCCTTATATTCAGAGAAGGAGAGATCATCAATGGTTCGATTAACGAGAAAATATCATTTTTGTACAGCACACCGTTTACATAGCGAGCATCTTAGCAATGAAGAAAACATTGCCATTTTCGGAAAATGCAACAATCCATTCGGCCATGGGCATAACTACTATTTAGAGGTAACAGTAAGCGGAAATCCTGACCCTGTAACAGGGATGATTGATAATCTTTCAGATATCGATCGAATCGTTGACCAGGAGATTATGCAGAAATTTGATCATAAGCATTTGAATCTCGATACGGAAGAATTTAAAGATTTAAATCCAACTTCTGAAAACGTGGCTGTTGTCATTTGGGACTTACTGGAGCCGAAACTCCCTAAGTTATTCAAGGTTGGCTTATTCGAAACGGAGAAGAACTATTTCGAATATTTGGGTCCAGAAAATGAGTAA
- the folE gene encoding GTP cyclohydrolase I FolE, translating to MAVEMKSGLLEEHIRGILHLIGEDPDREGLLDTPKRVAKMYREVFAGVGVDPETALTTTFAEEYEGMVVVKDINYYTFCEHHLIPFFGKAHIGYIPNGRVVGLSKFARLVELVSQRPQVQERMTQQIADAVMNVLQPEGVIVSVEGQHLCMCARGVKKPGSSTVTTIKKCAFKETVSLAEEFERALLRD from the coding sequence ATGGCTGTTGAAATGAAAAGTGGATTATTAGAAGAACATATACGTGGAATTTTACATTTAATTGGTGAAGATCCTGATAGGGAAGGACTACTGGATACACCAAAACGAGTAGCAAAAATGTACAGAGAAGTATTTGCAGGAGTGGGTGTTGATCCAGAAACCGCTCTTACCACTACATTTGCGGAAGAGTACGAGGGAATGGTTGTTGTTAAAGATATTAATTATTATACATTTTGCGAACACCATCTTATCCCATTCTTTGGAAAAGCCCATATTGGCTATATTCCGAATGGAAGAGTTGTAGGATTGAGCAAATTTGCCCGTTTGGTCGAGCTTGTATCTCAGCGCCCGCAGGTCCAGGAAAGAATGACACAGCAAATCGCTGACGCAGTCATGAACGTTCTTCAGCCAGAGGGTGTGATTGTCAGTGTTGAAGGGCAGCACCTTTGCATGTGTGCCAGAGGGGTAAAAAAGCCAGGCAGTTCTACAGTGACTACCATTAAAAAATGTGCATTTAAGGAGACTGTCTCGTTGGCGGAAGAATTTGAACGAGCACTCTTAAGAGATTAA
- a CDS encoding protein-glutamate O-methyltransferase CheR yields MNDNLPYSYNEDLEKIEINLLLEALYAWCGYDYRSYAFNSIKRRIWHRVHAERLSTITGLQEKILHDSSCLKRLIADFSINVTEMFRDPLFFAAFREKVVPLLRTYPSIRIWHAGCSTGEEVYSMAILLQEEGVYDKTKIYATDINADVLKIAKSGVYPLDNMKNYTNNYIKSGGKNAFSDYYYAENSRVKFHPYLLKNVVFAQHNLVTDGSFNEFNVILCRNVLIYFNKTLQEKVHDLFYQSLGMFGIIGLGDKETISYTKFSDRFENISENQKLYKKIK; encoded by the coding sequence GTGAATGATAATTTACCTTATTCATACAATGAAGATCTTGAGAAAATAGAAATTAATCTATTATTAGAAGCGTTGTATGCATGGTGCGGCTATGATTACAGGAGTTATGCCTTTAATTCGATAAAAAGACGAATTTGGCATAGAGTCCATGCAGAAAGATTATCAACTATCACTGGGCTTCAGGAAAAGATTTTACATGATTCCTCATGTTTAAAAAGGCTTATTGCTGATTTTTCGATTAATGTTACTGAAATGTTCCGGGACCCATTGTTTTTTGCAGCTTTTCGAGAAAAGGTTGTACCATTATTGCGTACATATCCATCGATACGTATTTGGCATGCTGGCTGCTCCACAGGGGAAGAAGTGTATTCAATGGCCATTTTACTGCAAGAGGAAGGGGTCTACGACAAGACAAAGATTTACGCTACAGACATAAACGCAGATGTGTTAAAAATAGCGAAATCTGGGGTGTATCCTCTTGATAATATGAAAAATTATACCAATAATTACATCAAATCGGGTGGAAAAAACGCATTTTCGGACTATTACTATGCCGAAAATAGCAGGGTCAAATTTCACCCATACCTTTTAAAAAATGTAGTATTTGCCCAGCATAATTTAGTAACAGATGGGTCATTTAACGAGTTTAATGTTATTTTATGTAGAAATGTATTAATCTATTTTAATAAGACATTACAAGAGAAGGTACATGATCTTTTCTACCAAAGCTTAGGTATGTTCGGCATTATTGGACTTGGTGATAAGGAAACTATTTCTTATACTAAATTTAGTGACCGCTTTGAAAACATATCGGAAAATCAAAAATTATATAAAAAGATAAAATAG
- a CDS encoding response regulator, whose protein sequence is MLEEVSDFDLVLMDIMMPEMDGYETIRRLREIPKFTNLPIIALTAKAMREDRERCMEAGASDYIIKPVNPDQLTSLLQVWLHPDKVGR, encoded by the coding sequence TTGCTTGAAGAGGTTTCGGATTTTGACCTCGTTCTAATGGATATTATGATGCCAGAGATGGATGGATATGAAACGATTCGGAGACTAAGGGAAATACCGAAATTCACCAACCTTCCAATCATAGCTTTAACAGCAAAAGCAATGAGGGAAGACAGGGAGAGATGCATGGAGGCAGGTGCATCTGATTATATTATTAAGCCGGTTAATCCTGATCAACTCACGTCTTTGTTGCAGGTATGGCTGCATCCAGATAAAGTGGGTAGGTGA
- a CDS encoding ATP-binding protein has protein sequence MHELESISQTFLSVVVPLVEACQAAFYIKEADEQKNEPVFKLLSSYAFKERKHLSNQFNLGEGIVGQAALEKTPILLTDVPSDYIRIKSGLGQGTPLNVYVLPVIFKGDVIAVIEFASFVRFNTNQQNLLEELVNNLGIILDSTMGRIQLAKLLEESQVLMEELQAQSEELQSQQEELRATNEELEVQAQALRQSEEKLQFQQEELEQTNFELREKAEILEIQNKKFEATNKEVERARAELEEKAKQLTLNSKYKSEFLANMSHELRTPLNSLLILSKLLSDNHDGNLSDKQIEFSRTIYSSGCDLLTIINDILDLAKIESGKMEVNISQINIEDLVKFAEKSFKPIASEKNIDFNIVLKDGVSSQLNSDVQRLQQVLQNLLSNAFKFTTQGKVTLEIGSVNNSNIGSAMAFSIIDTGIGIPKEKQELIFEAFQQADGTTSRKYGGTGLGLSICRQIASLLGGEIFVESEEGNGSAFTFIVRDNKESEEVKDIYPVLGEAAVSLETKVNKKLSEELIIEQSQSSSLETNYGIKRLLIVDDDRNQRNSLMELIGEKNVIIKAVSTGAEALEELKVSQFDFMLLDLGLSDTNGFELLDKIMSNPFNEKLDIFIYTGRDLTLKEEIQLKKHAHTIIIKDSHSPQRLMDELGLYLNSGSDLQNFDTEEDIQITDVSGLKGRKVLLVDDDVRNVYALSNVLEMNGMIVQFAENGWKALNCLKRFRILTSF, from the coding sequence ATGCATGAATTAGAATCTATTTCTCAAACATTCCTATCCGTTGTTGTTCCTTTAGTGGAGGCATGTCAAGCAGCTTTCTATATTAAAGAGGCAGATGAGCAGAAAAATGAGCCCGTTTTTAAATTGCTTTCTTCTTATGCATTCAAGGAAAGGAAACACCTGTCCAATCAGTTTAATTTAGGGGAAGGCATTGTTGGTCAAGCGGCGCTTGAAAAAACACCTATTCTCCTTACAGATGTTCCTTCCGACTATATTCGGATAAAATCTGGCTTGGGACAAGGAACTCCCCTGAATGTTTATGTGCTTCCAGTAATCTTTAAAGGAGATGTAATAGCAGTAATTGAATTTGCTTCGTTTGTCCGTTTTAACACGAATCAGCAAAACCTTTTGGAGGAGTTGGTCAATAATCTGGGAATTATCCTGGATAGTACTATGGGAAGAATTCAATTAGCAAAGCTATTAGAAGAATCCCAGGTTTTAATGGAGGAACTGCAGGCACAGTCAGAAGAGCTGCAATCACAGCAGGAAGAGCTTAGAGCTACAAATGAGGAATTGGAGGTACAAGCGCAAGCACTCAGACAGTCCGAGGAAAAACTGCAATTTCAACAAGAGGAATTGGAACAAACCAATTTTGAGTTACGGGAAAAGGCAGAAATCTTGGAAATTCAAAATAAAAAATTTGAAGCTACAAACAAAGAAGTGGAAAGAGCCCGCGCAGAACTAGAGGAAAAAGCAAAACAGCTTACACTGAATTCAAAATATAAATCAGAATTCCTCGCGAATATGTCACACGAATTACGGACACCATTAAATAGTTTATTGATTTTGTCGAAATTGCTTTCCGATAACCATGATGGAAATCTATCAGATAAGCAAATCGAGTTTTCAAGAACCATTTATTCTTCCGGGTGTGATTTGTTAACTATTATAAACGATATACTGGATTTAGCCAAAATCGAGTCAGGCAAGATGGAAGTCAATATAAGCCAGATTAATATAGAAGATTTAGTGAAGTTTGCGGAAAAAAGTTTTAAACCTATAGCATCTGAAAAGAATATTGACTTTAACATTGTATTAAAAGATGGCGTTTCAAGTCAGCTTAACAGTGATGTTCAGCGCTTACAGCAGGTCCTGCAAAATCTTTTATCCAATGCATTTAAGTTTACTACCCAAGGGAAAGTCACTTTGGAAATTGGTTCTGTTAATAATTCAAACATCGGTTCTGCGATGGCTTTTTCCATTATTGATACTGGAATAGGAATACCTAAAGAGAAACAGGAGCTCATTTTTGAAGCCTTCCAACAGGCAGATGGCACAACGAGCCGGAAGTATGGAGGAACTGGGCTAGGATTGTCCATTTGCCGCCAGATTGCATCTCTTCTCGGTGGAGAAATTTTTGTGGAAAGTGAAGAGGGGAATGGAAGTGCTTTTACCTTTATTGTAAGAGACAATAAGGAATCGGAAGAAGTCAAGGATATTTATCCAGTCTTGGGCGAAGCTGCCGTTTCTTTGGAGACTAAAGTAAACAAAAAGTTAAGTGAAGAATTAATAATCGAACAAAGTCAGTCCTCCTCCCTTGAAACTAATTATGGCATCAAGCGGCTCTTAATCGTGGATGATGATCGAAATCAGCGCAATAGCTTAATGGAGCTAATTGGAGAGAAGAACGTCATTATTAAGGCAGTTTCGACGGGTGCTGAGGCACTGGAAGAATTAAAGGTTAGCCAATTTGATTTCATGCTCCTTGATTTAGGCCTTTCGGATACGAATGGATTTGAACTGTTGGACAAGATTATGTCCAATCCTTTCAATGAAAAGTTGGATATATTTATCTATACAGGCCGTGACTTAACATTGAAAGAGGAGATACAGTTAAAAAAGCACGCTCATACAATTATTATTAAAGATTCACATTCTCCGCAAAGGTTAATGGATGAGCTGGGCTTGTACTTAAATTCTGGGAGTGACCTGCAAAATTTTGATACAGAAGAGGATATACAAATTACAGATGTTAGTGGTCTCAAAGGAAGAAAAGTTCTTCTTGTGGATGATGATGTCAGAAATGTATATGCATTATCTAACGTGCTTGAAATGAATGGCATGATCGTTCAATTTGCCGAAAATGGCTGGAAGGCCTTAAATTGCTTGAAGAGGTTTCGGATTTTGACCTCGTTCTAA
- a CDS encoding HAMP domain-containing protein: protein MMKIKTKLLLGLSMLILLCLFLIGIGWYQLFSLNNNANLLKHNYDTASLSFKIQREVKDESISLRNIVAFSNQDLIQKDLDSIEKERAAVKKDIRSLETLVNSTEQNLIVKDLKDRNDKFNDYINDVTKQIDAGNKDKAKNIVMTNGYQMQEEFFSIISRITDTFEMNMNSSLSVMKNDFQWKMSLSTIFSLLGIIIGVGYLFRTVWTIANRLNKMSHVMSNVANGSSDLQTRIEVKSNDEIDEVGRSFNYMAESLEEQMIKEQNLSKANEEQA, encoded by the coding sequence ATGATGAAAATAAAAACTAAGTTACTACTTGGACTTAGTATGTTAATTCTTCTTTGCCTTTTTCTGATTGGCATCGGATGGTACCAGTTATTTAGCTTAAATAATAACGCTAATCTTCTAAAACATAATTATGATACAGCGTCCCTTTCCTTTAAAATCCAGAGGGAAGTGAAGGACGAATCCATAAGCCTCAGGAATATCGTTGCCTTTAGTAATCAGGATTTGATTCAAAAAGATTTAGACTCTATCGAAAAAGAACGAGCTGCTGTCAAAAAAGATATTCGTTCTCTTGAAACGTTGGTCAATAGCACCGAACAGAATCTTATCGTAAAGGATTTAAAAGATCGAAACGATAAATTTAATGACTATATTAATGATGTAACGAAGCAAATAGATGCGGGAAATAAGGACAAAGCCAAAAATATCGTAATGACTAATGGATATCAAATGCAGGAGGAATTTTTCAGCATTATTTCTAGGATAACTGATACTTTTGAAATGAATATGAATTCCTCATTAAGCGTGATGAAAAACGATTTCCAGTGGAAGATGTCTTTAAGCACCATTTTTTCTTTGCTTGGAATTATTATTGGTGTTGGCTATTTATTTAGAACTGTATGGACCATCGCGAATAGACTTAATAAAATGTCACATGTTATGAGTAATGTCGCAAATGGAAGTTCAGATTTGCAAACGAGAATCGAAGTTAAATCGAATGATGAGATTGATGAGGTTGGGCGCTCCTTCAACTATATGGCGGAATCGTTAGAGGAACAGATGATTAAGGAACAAAACCTTAGCAAAGCAAATGAAGAGCAGGCGTAG